A genomic region of Streptomyces rimosus contains the following coding sequences:
- a CDS encoding MBL fold metallo-hydrolase: MEQITLGDVTVTRVWEYFGPVDMTPETFFPDSPKNVWEDGASWLEPHFLDSGTRIVNSAIQTWLLRSEGRTILVDTGVGNHKERPYAPVWSHRETDFLANLARAGVAPEDVDIVINTHLHIDHVGWNTYLDGRSWVPTFPRATYLMPKDDFVFWNPENGHKPVLGRGNQNVFEDSVAPVHEAGQTLLWENSHRIDANLRLEAAPGHTPGSSVLTLTSGTDRAVFVGDMLHNPVQILEPDTNSCFCEDPAGARATRRKVLGRAADTNALVIPAHLGGHGAVEVAREGEKFAIKGWAPFTPYTEQR; the protein is encoded by the coding sequence ATGGAACAAATAACGCTCGGCGATGTCACCGTGACCCGGGTATGGGAATACTTCGGACCCGTCGACATGACACCCGAGACATTCTTTCCGGACAGTCCGAAGAACGTGTGGGAGGACGGCGCCTCCTGGCTGGAGCCGCATTTCCTGGATTCCGGAACGCGGATCGTGAACTCGGCCATCCAGACCTGGCTGCTGCGCAGCGAGGGCCGGACCATTCTGGTCGACACCGGTGTGGGCAACCACAAGGAGCGCCCGTACGCACCGGTCTGGAGCCATCGGGAAACGGACTTCCTGGCGAATCTCGCCCGGGCCGGTGTCGCGCCCGAGGACGTGGACATCGTGATCAACACACATCTCCACATCGATCACGTCGGCTGGAACACGTATCTGGACGGACGGAGCTGGGTGCCCACCTTTCCCCGTGCCACGTATCTGATGCCTAAGGATGATTTCGTCTTCTGGAATCCCGAGAACGGTCACAAGCCGGTGCTCGGCCGCGGTAATCAGAACGTCTTCGAGGACAGCGTGGCCCCGGTGCACGAGGCGGGGCAGACGCTGCTGTGGGAGAACAGCCACCGGATCGACGCGAACCTCCGTCTCGAAGCGGCCCCCGGACACACCCCCGGCTCCTCCGTACTGACCCTCACCTCCGGGACGGACCGCGCGGTGTTCGTCGGCGACATGCTGCACAACCCCGTGCAAATCCTCGAACCGGACACCAACAGCTGCTTCTGCGAGGACCCGGCGGGCGCCCGCGCCACCCGCCGCAAGGTGCTGGGCCGGGCGGCCGACACCAACGCCCTCGTCATCCCCGCGCACCTGGGCGGCCACGGCGCCGTGGAAGTGGCACGCGAGGGAGAGAAGTTCGCCATCAAGGGCTGGGCGCCCTTCACCCCGTACACCGAGCAGCGCTGA